The following DNA comes from Hordeum vulgare subsp. vulgare chromosome 3H, MorexV3_pseudomolecules_assembly, whole genome shotgun sequence.
ctggattaataccttggttctcaaactgagggaaatacttactgctcctgtgctgcatcaccctttcctcttcaagggaaaaatcgacgtgaacaagagaagtagcaagaagaattcctagcgccaaggaaggacttttgttagcgTAGCAAGGCCCGcgttgggcccgcccgagcccgtttGGAGCCCGAGGCCATTGTTCCCGATCCCCCATGCCGAGATCCTCTCAGATCCATCCCATGCCGCCAACAGCCCCGCGCCCTAGCCGACGCCTCGCAACTTCGCCTAAGCCGCGTCGCCTCCCCGTCCTCGCACCGGTCGCCGGAGCTCCTACCAGCCGGAGTGCTCGCCGCGCCGGCCAAAGGTCGCCGGAGATGCTGCCTGTTCCCATCGCGAGAAGCTCACGTCGCAGCAGTCTACATCGATGGGTCTTCGGCTCCCTTTGACCAGATCGCAACTCCTCGGCCTGAGAGCTCGATCCCCGCCGCCGGCTCCCTTCGCGGTCGTCGCGGAGCCGTGCCTCACCggggtcgccgccgccgccgccctcgttcccgctcgggaggagcccgacgggaACCGCCCCGCCTCCTCGTAGCGCCTGGGCCAACTGGCCGCCTCGCCCCGCCTGGGCCGGCCTCCGCAGCGGTCCAGCTGGCGTGCCCCAACAGCCGCCCGCAGCTCCCCTTCGGCCCACCAGCTCCACCTCGCGGCAGGCCCAGTTGACGCCCTCGGCCAGGCCGCCTCTCCGCTCCTGGGCCAAGGCCTGCAAGGTGAGAGCCCTCGCCCGAGCCACTTTCCTCGCCCATGGCGAGATTTGCTAAAATGTGCCCCTGTTAGGCCCATTAGTTAATTTAGGTTAATTTTCAGAATTATATAGATCCAAAAAAATAAACGTATATTAGATTGCCCGTAACTTTTataccgtaagtcggatcgcgacgtgtagcatatggtttttgtgtagttttgcgcgtagattacgaatttataacttgcataattgtttgatgtAGTTTGACGCGTCGAATGAATAGTTttacgtgttgtcccaataggattcgtcccgtatttattttctcgcgcgtgtccgggttgctcgaaccccgtagataaaatgttcatgttttaggaacccctttgcaatgtattttagagtagtcattggtatttttgcatgtagggtttagccgctagtttattttccatgtttaggacatattcccgcatatacgtgtagcGTTGTTTTTAttatgcaacccctcatgttatatatgttttcggggtaggaaaatacataggatttaactgtgtatttagttttagcttttgagaaagttagttcgcgtgTTATTTTTCCATGGTgctcttttgtttattttatggaatttattccgtgctccatgtgaaggagttgtcaactagagagttgcccttggatatgtatgctagcccctggtaattttagttgcaatagaaatcaatgtttaggtgtggtttgcttgttccttacttgctaggaaatagtgttgttttagggatgctgaaatatttctaagtctgaaatctgttatattttgttgttgtctttgcatgagtttatcttgtgatctttagctcttttgaggttggtacaatggagttagttgtagactttaggattctctagcatgctgtgaatttttcatgccacttggagtcctgtagctattggttttgctgctgtcaatatgccttcagtttCATAAACTATTATTTTCGTTAAGtccgaaactgtgtgtgagaagccattttgtgacttctttttccagtgatccatgcttccatgctagttgttgttagttgtttgttggagtgcttcttgccctctatcgtctcatgccttggttgagtctattggaattgtgtagctcgtagttgtggggtgtagaaaatgctatgtggatgtttttggcagattgtagtgatttcttgttttgctcgtagtttttgaaccgttgctccgttttgatcgtgtcctatatgaaacttgcttagaatctcgtgtagtttcatatttttcttgctggttgtatgttttgaagcgcccgtgactgtcgttgcacacatattgcattcatgccatcatatcttgcggtgcttgtatcttttaaaccgttgctccgttggagatgttctctatgtgtaaatttcttgtaactacgcgtagaatcatgtgaacctatttgttttgctgtttaacaactaattaaatgtgttagttcagatctggacagaattgaaaattaacatgtgaggtcgtttcggagatgctatatgtcatttccgacctcatttaaaatgcctagataggtagattaagtgcgcttcacctcttgccatgtttaaccacatttaatattgccttgtatctaatcgggataaaactaaataattaaacgtggagtttcgtcaatatgcaactcgttgcatattgaacttcacttaatgtgtagtgtttgtttgtcgtgagtTGTCATGCCGTGTTTTGCATGTGTtcggctgctcatgcatcatttgtgttgtgcatcgtgtggtgtatatcatgtgttgatgcttgcTTCTGATttccttcttctcgatagagttccgcaagcgtgtcggattgtgaggacccgttcgactacgtcagttcgtctgcttcatggagtcattcttctttcaagcgggatctcaggcaagatgaccatttccccagataccatttctaacattgccatgctagttttatcgcttctatcgattatgtctcgttgtcaaccacatgttaaatatcagcctctcaacaatgccatgaaatccttcaacctgttcaacctagcaaaccaatgattggctatgttaccgcttgcttaaccctgtgttagcgttgctagttgcaggtgcatttgcttccatgtgaaaacatgggttccttgttatatcaccatattaatgctatttaatttaatgcacctatatacttggtaaaaggtggaaggctcgacctttctagcctggtgttttgttccacctttgcccccttagtttcgactaccggtgttttgttccatatttgagcgctcctaacacgatcggggttgttatggggacccccttgataattcattttagattaaagctggtctggcaagacccaacattggtactacatttgcccaacataatagttctgttaatactgaaatgcatagggagttagcgctacccgaggagtaattctacataatacagggagggccagtgctgacggTGTTGGTCCAaagcagagcaccgtgcggggccaacccggggcaactcgggagatttctatcaggccaccgtacgcttcgcttatccgtcgtgccctgagaacgagatacgcagctcctatcgggatcgtcgacacgccgggtggccttgctggattagttttacctttgacgagatatcttgtgcatcgggattccggtgatgctttgggtaatctcagagttgaggttttccactaaggagtccgacgagatcgcgagtttcgtgatcgaggatttctatgcggcttgtggtaatttgtgatggattagttggagcacccgtgcagggttaaatcttttcggaaagccgtgcccgcggttatgtggcaacgtggaaactttgtttaacacttgttctatataacttgaagttaacttaactaaaacatgccaactgtgtgcgtaaccgtgactgtctctttcgtgagttccttctccgaccgaggacacagtggggttatgtctaacataggtaggtattcaggatcatacatttgatcatcagtagtcacgtatgctatgcgtagatctcccccctcttatttcttgtactcgtaagtgtagccaccaaatatatgcttagtcgctgctgcaacctcaccacttatccttacctcacccattaagctttgctagtcttgatacctttggaaatgagattgctgagtcccctgtggctcacagattgctacatcaccagttgcaggtacaggtaaaggttacttgacgtgagcgctttgattgttcatttggagttgtttcttcttcttcttcatcatcgatctaggatgggttccaggccggcagcctgggatagcaaggatggacgtcgcttttcttttctcgtttgttttcgtccgtagtcggaccctgctcttattcatgatgtttatATATTGTACTActctgactctgatgtagcttgtggcgagtgtaagccaattctttatatatctcatcttttcagtacatgtacttgtaacgatatccattcttgcaaaacgacgagatgcgcttctatccctgacgaggccctcgtgccaaattgaggatatgatcgcatcttgggcgtgacagtctgCTTCCCGGTAATCTGGATCCTGGCTAGGTCTTGAGCCTGGGAAGGCCTTTAGTACTTCTCGATGACCTTCTTCGAAGCCTTCTTCACGGTATTGATCTACCGTGCCTTAAGTGTCTTTGGGTGAACTCACTCTCTGCCAACTCCCTCCCAGCATGGAGGCCACAACTTGCCGGTGCGTGGTCAGGGGTATGAACACCCTTTGTTCACTACACCGACACATGCCGATGATTCAAAATTTTCTTGAAGTAGGCGCCAAGTCTTAGAGGATTTCATCTTGAGTACGCCCTTGGGCATCGCAAACATGGCCCACTTGTCGGTTGTGTGGGGGTCCTCCGCCCAACCCATGGTTGAGGGGCCGACATGATTAACACCTCCCAGCCCAAGACACCGACAATGTATTAGTTCGTAGTGGCAGGCCTAGGACCTCAACACCATGGGCAGTTTAGAATTTGTGAAAGCTTACACTATAGATAATATAATTTGATCTAAACATCATTGTAATATTAACAAATTGCCCTAAAATAACGTTAACTTTTTTTAGAAAACTAATGTTAAATTTGTAGTTAAAATCATTTTGTATATTAAAGTGGGTGCCATGGCACCCCCTAGATTTGCCTAGGACAGTGGTGTGTCTCCTACCAAGTACGCCACCGGCAAGGCATGACCCGTATGTTAGAAAGCTCCTTTCACACTTTTCTTAGAGAAGCATTGATTACCCACAAGAGTAGATGATCCATTGTATCCTTTATCACAACGTAGTCAATTTAGCTTTTTGTGGTTTGCGTGTTTGAGGGCTTCCTCTTCACCTTATATCGTTCAGTATTGTACTGTGTTTTTTTACTTCATATATAAAACATGACGAAAGCCTATTTTAAGAGTTTACTTTTGTGACCACCATTGATTAAAACATGGACAACCAAAACCTTGATCAAAATGAGTTAGCCATTTTTAGGCCATTGTTTTTCAAATCTattattttttaatattttttgagAGGTACTCCCTTCgtcttaaaattcttgtcttaggtttgtctaaaaaTAAACGGTTTGGCTAGttctcagctagctgagttttcCTTTTGGTCACGCTCAGTTTTGTCAGCCGTCGGATGATGCCTAATCGCGATTAGCGTTTTTTGGTGAGATGGTTGTATGATTTACTGTTTTTGATCATGGCGCTTACGTGCAAATTTGTTTTTCTCGCAGCCGTACATTTTATATATGACAAGACTATACCAGCCCTAAATTATGTCCCGTCGACTCATATTTTGTAGCATGCTTTTGTTGTGTGTCATACTTTTTAGTGTTTCTTTTACTTTTTAGTTCGTGCTTTTTTAATGTTTTTAGtgtcttctttttgtttttctttttatattAATGACATTAATATTCAAAATCGGATCGCAACTGTAAGATTTGAAATGTGACTGTAACTGTAAATATTCAAAATCGGATTGCAACTGCAAATATTCAAAGTCGGATGACAACTGCATGTATTCGAAGTCGGGCCACAATCGCAAGTATTTAAAgttgggtcgcaactgcaagattTGAAATGGGGCCGCAACTGCAAAtattcaaagtcgggtcgcatctgcaagtattcaaagtcgggtcgcaactgcatgtaTTCGAAGTCGGGCCACAACTGCAAGCATTTAAAATTGGGTTGCaactgcaagatttgaaatagggCCACAACTGCAAATATTCAAAGTCGGGTggcaactgcaagtattcaaagtcggaTCGCAACTCCATGTATTCGAAGTCGAgccgcaactgcaagtattcaagTCGTAATTACAAGTATTCAAAGTGTAATCGCAACTACAAATATTCAAAGTAAagtcgcaattgcaagtattcatagtcggggtgcaattgcaagtattcatagTTGGGTCACAACTACAAATATTCACAGGCGGGTCGTAACTGCAAATCATATTTGTGCAGCAACTACATGAAAAAGCTAGAATCAATTTGTTTTTTATACTAAGAAAAAACAAATTATTACATCATAATTTATATAATAAGGACACACTACTTCTTTGTACAAAAATGCTTAATGGTCAAAGTAGTTGAAGCTAACAAGTCATTACGTTACTTTTTTCTCCATGAGCGATTTTTTTAAAAAGATACGACGTGAGAACCAAACCAGTAGTTATTGGGCTGGCTAGATGGGACGCATAGCAACAACAACCAAAAATATAACATATTAGCCCAAAAGAATAAAATGATGGgctaaagaaaataaaaaagataaatgcaaaataaaatgataTTATGTGAATCAGATCATAGAAaatctcagctagctgagttCTAGGCACTCCcaaaaataaatgtatctaaatactaaaacgtaaCTAGATACATTCACAtctcgataaatctaagacaagaattttaaaaCGAAGGTAGTATTATTTTTTTACTATAAGATTAGCCAAATTTTAATAGGGTAAGCTTGGGCCAAAGCACAGAAGTTGGAGTTGATAAAGGGCTGGAAGTGGGCATTTCTTCGTTCGCCACGGAGGCAACAGGCAAGTGTGTAAAGCCCAGTTGAGAAGTAGCTGCCGCGGAGATGCagctgctgctgtgctgcattCCGCGCGTTCCCGGTCATGGCTATCTCCTCGCCCTCCCCTGGCTTCcacctctccctccacctccaaaaccccacccccaccccccacccaggCCCCAACCGCAAGCCCCGCCCGACCCCGACCAACGAGACGctccgtcgccgcctcctccgcaAGGGCGTATCCGCGACGCCCAAGATACTCCATGCCCTCCGCAAGAAGGAGGCCGGCAAGTCGCTCCGGCGGGCGAGGAAGgaggccgccaccgccaccgccaccgcgccACCGAAGGAGGACGCGCTGGTGGCAGAAGAGGAGGCCCGCTTCCGCGCGGCCGCCGAGGAGTACCGCGTCCTCATGGGGCGGCCCTGGCACGGCGCCCGCGGCGTCGTGGGCCCTCCGCGCGCGGCCTCCGGCGAGGACGGGCTCGTCGGCCTGCGGAAGATGCTCGAGGAGAGGAGCGGTGACAGATTCCAGTGGCTTCTTGACGGCGACGTAGAAAATGAGGGGGTGGAGGATGCCAGGGGAAAGCAGAGGCGTGTCGGCTCTGGCTGGATTTCGGAGGTGGGGGACGAGGAGAGGAGGATTGAGTTGCTGGTCAGCAGGTAGTACTATATTCTTACGCTTGCGCTTTCAGGCGTTCTTGATTTGTGCCCATTTAGCAGCTTTGCGTGGGAAAAGAATGATAAACAAGTGACCCATTTACCTCCATGGAGCAGGCAATTAATTTATAGAGTTAGCATGGATTATATCTAATAGCTAGACACATGTTTATTTATACGACATTCATACTTAATTATCAAGTCACATGTGAACTCGACGTGTTCTGTTTTCCAAAATTCAGTAAACAAGTTTGTCGAACAGGCTCAATGAAGTGGACCTTAGTTCGGGTGATTGGAGGCTTACTAGGATGATGAAACAAGCTGACCTAATATATAATGAAGATAATTTATTACAAATACTCAAAGGGCTCGAGGCAAAAGGAAACTGGAGGCAGGCTGTTGCTGTTACTGAGTGGGTGTACAATGAGAACAGCTACAAGCATCGAAGAAGCAGGTAGTTTTCTGTTTATGCATTCATTTGGTACTCATTTCTTTCTTTCCAGCCACTTTAAGCGTAATTTCATGGTACAAAATTATGCTGGAATATGAATAACTTAACTAATATAATTATTCCATGTCTAGGTTTGTGTACACGAAGTTACTGTCAATCCTTGGGAAAGCATGGATGCCAACTGAAGCACTGCGGATTTTCACCATCATGAGGGTAGTTTTTTTTGCCCATAAtcgtattaattaattaatttgtaTGTTTCCTTCTTTCAAAATACAGAAAAAGTATCTGACACAGACGTTTTATCTTGCTTCACATCAGGGAGATGCTCAAATATACCCTGATATGGCTGCGTACCATAGTATTGCTGTTACACTTGGTAGAGCTGGCCTTCTCAATGAGCTAATTAAGATAATCGATTATATGAGACAGAAGCCTTCAAAAAGGGTAATGATGATGCGACGCAAAGATTGGGATCCTTTGTTGGAGCCAGATGTTCTCGTTTATAACTCGGTGAGAGTAGCTTCTGCAGCTTTTCTTTTCATTCCTTTTTCCTAGTGTCCTCTTGGAAGAAgtcttgatcttgttggaaagttGATTGTCTTGTCACTTCGACCTTTGGTTTATAGGTTCTTAATGCCTGCGTACTATCACAGCAGTGGAAAGGGGTATTTTGGGTGTTCCAGAAAATGCGATTTGGTGGATTGACACCTACAGGAGCGACATTTGGCTTGGCAATGGAGGTAACATGTTTAGTTGATAATTGGTATTGAAATTTGGGTAATTTAGTAACATTTTTCTATTCTTGTTTCGTATACATATTTAAAAATATTTTGTGGCATTTATATCTCGAGGAAGATATCACTAACTTATTTGATTATTACCATGTTTTAAATTATTATTATGGGTACAATCTGTTAAGACACGATGATAAAACTTATTACTCCCTCCAATCCGAATTTAACTGACCGAGCCTCTATACAATGTCCACCGTGTTTTAAAATATATTATTGACAAGTTGTGTTTGTTTTTGGGAACCACAACAGTTAGTTACCCAGGCCTGTCTTATTGTATATATTCTTCAGGCCATAATACATGCATCTGGGTTAGAATTGTTGGTCTCTGTTTGTATTGTTCTATAGATTCAGTGCTCTGATTTTGCCCTGGCAATATTAACATTACCCTTATATCAAGTTATTTATCTTCCTCATATGCATGTCCTTTATCtcatatcttcatttgtccaatcTGTTCCACTCACAAGGAAATAATATGGTATCACATTTAAGAAAAATATGGTGTTTTTCTTTGTTGAATCTGTCATTTATTTTGCCATATTGTTATTCTTACTGGGGCTGCATTCTGAAAGGTTATGCTTAAATCCAAGAAGTATGAGTTTGTCCAGAAGTTCTTTGAAAAGATGCAGAGAAAAGGGGTACCTCCAAGAGCGATAACTTATAAAGGTAGCGTTGCAGTAAGCTTCATCTGATGTCTTGCATTCATGCATTGTAGTTATATTCATTGGATATGTTATTTGACATTTCAGTTATGTAGTTGACCTTCAAATATTTGCACTCAGTCTTAGTAAGAGCCTTCTGGGAACAAGGGAAAGTGAATGAAGCAGTTGAAGCAGTTAAAGACATGGAACAAAGAGGAGTCGTTGGAGCTGCAACTGTGTACTATGAATTGGCTTGCTGTCTTTGCAATAAAGGAAGGTGGAAAGATGCTATGTTACAGGTTTGTGATCGATCATGTTGCATTTATATCTGCAATTATACTGCTTTCTTCTTTTTGGTGTAACTGGTCAAATAGTGTTGCCTTTTGTGGTGTGTGCTAGCTATATGATTTGATTTCTTCACGATTTGTTTAGAAAAACAGCTCAGGACCATATGTCCTACCAAGGTTAGGAGTATTGTGATAGCTTTCTTTGGCTGGCAAAAAAAGCTGAAGAAAAAAGATGCTCTGATCTTCGATGTGTGTATGGTCTTCTGAGAATAGCCAATCTGGTTGTTACTGGACAAGCCACGAGGTAGACTTTGTGCCCACTAGGGGTTCTTGCCACCTCAAGCTGCACTTATCTGCTGAAAGTTGAGTTCTGGCATGCAAAATCTCAAATGCTACTAACACAAATGATGGTTTTTAGTTTtggaagtcttatgtggtaatgCGTCATTAACTCCGCACAACATTTTCAGGATTATTTGAGGTGCTGCCTTTCTCAGTTTGTTTCAAGTTTTGAAATAGTTTCTTCCCTTTCTGCCTTTCTGGCTGGTCCCCTCAACAGCCCATgtacagcccccccccccctagtaCTATAATGAAAAACAGAGCTCCTGCTGTTCCGGTCAAAAAAATTCTTACTCCTGCTGTTCACAAAGATGTGTTGTTCTAGAATTTGAGTCGTCAAACATCCTTAACTTTGACTGCTAGTTTGTACCGAACAACCTAAATTGATTATATTTTGTATTGTACCGATATATTTTATGTAAAGCAAGtccattttttatatatatttctacTTTAGTAGACAAATACTACGAATATTCTTGGTCACCATGTCTTGTCCAACGCGTCGTATATTCTAAAACAGAGAGCACAGAGGATACGCCTTTCCTCTTCTATTGCGGGTTTTGTTTTGTATCTCCACTCTGGCTCCATTTTCTTCCGGAGTCAAATTAAGTAATCTTTTTTCCGTAAAACACCGGCATTACTGTTTTGTATCCTTATTGCACAAGTAATATCTCCTTGTGGGGACTCGGAGAGTAAACAAAACAGATGCATGCAATATATTCTTATGATAATTTTTCTGTTTCAGGTTGAGAAGATGGAACAGTTTCGCCTCACTAAACCACTGGAGTTCGCATTTACTGGCATGATCCTAGCCTCTTTTGATGGTGGATAtatctccgagtgtatctcgatatTTGAGTCAATGAAGGACTACTGTACTCCAAACATTGGGACGATAAATGTCATGCTAAAAGTTTATGGACGTTGTGATATGTTTGGGAAGGCAAAAGACTTGTTTGAGACCACCACATGTAGTTCTCAGCCACATATCCGCGGCCATTCATCACTTAAAGCAGACGTGTATACATACAGCTCTATACTTGAAGCATCTGCATCCGCCCAACAGTGGGAATATTTCGAAAATGTATACAGAAAGATGACTCTTTCTCAACACCATCTAGATCAAAGCAAATATTCATGGTTGCTCATCAAGGCATCCAGAGCTGGAAAGGTGTGTTTATTATCTACTACCCCATAACCTTTTTTTGAGGTATATGACTTCGCGTTTCCATTCTTAACACAGTACTAGCTCAGATCCATGTCTGGATATTATGTTCAAGATATCGGTGCAAATATGGCCTTTTGCATCCTATTTAACAAATAGAATTATTGTGTTCATCATGGAGTTAACATTTGTTTGCTATCTAATTATTATAATATGCACCCCTGTTTGTGTGACAGTTTGAACTCTCCAGAAGAAATGTGACACCTGAAACTCCACCTTATAATGATCGTCATTGTCATCACAATCCAAGTTGCTTTTATTTCTTTCATATCCAAATTTATTTTCAATTTACATTGGCATATCTTCTTCAAGTTTGTACTATTTTGTGCATCTGACCCCAAGAGAGGACATTCCAAATACCTTTAGCCTGCTGGCAATTGACGTGGAGTGTGCTTGCACCGAGGGTGACCAAGTGCAGAATTATTTACTCATCATGCTTTTGTTTTGCAGCCCTATTTGGTGGAGCATGCACTTGATTCAATACTTGAAAGAGGAGAAATCCCTGATGTAGAGCTGTTCACTGAAAATATTTGCCAAACTATTGCTGAAAGCGACTATGGAAGGACATTGCATCTCATGAATACTATGTCTGCAGCTTCAGTCAATATGAATGAACAGCAATGGAGCGATCTACTCCTGCAAAATTCACATCGATTCAGGGTGCATGGGTTGAAGGACCTGATAACGCACCTCAGTACTAGCGATGCCATCAAAACAGATCCCGGACATAGTTTTGTAAGAGCATTGCAGTCCCAATGTGCGACAATGTTGGCGAAAGACGCTGAAGAGCCTCAAGCAGATAATTGTTCACATAGCAATTTGATGGAACATGATGAGCTCTCTTGCAAGGACTCATTGGGTAGTCatgaattctctgattccagtactgGTATCCCTGTATCAGATGTCAAAGCTGGCTCGGGTGGGGACATTGTACTGCGTGGTCCGCATTCAGAAGACGAACATCGTAATCTTGCGCATTGGGGCACACAAGTATCTGCGATCGACAAAGTGCTTGATTCCATGAGCTCATTTGGTAACTGTAGTTCATATGAAAAGATGCCGACAGCATCAGAAATTCTTGAATCATGGGAGCAGGAGTGTGTTGATGACATATTTGCTCCGAAGAAGGGAAGTAGAGCAACTATGAGGGGATAAATGAATGAAGCACCTGAGTATGTTGTTTGATGTTATTAGTGTAAAATTCTCACATCAATTAGAACTGGCCTGGTTAATGCGGGAATTATGGAGTCCCACAGGCTTAGGTTGCTTCTGGTTGTTGTGATCCCACCGAAGTTCTGTAGAAGAGTAAACCAACCTGTGAGTATTTATTTGCACACATGCTCTTGTTTTGCACAAACTATTTGCGGAGATATTGTTAACTGCTGCTCCGGGGTAAATATGTGTGACAGTTTAGGGACAAAACTGTGTATTAACTTTTTTTTTGCGAGTGGTGTAGTAACTTCATTTGTAAGTACTATTTAAAAAAGCGCTATCAGGCGCTCGCCTAGGCGTGCTTAAGCGGTAGGCGTTGGCCTAGCGCCTTGCTTTGACCCAAGGTGTTCAAAAAAGCGTTTGGCGAGGTCCTCGATCTCCCTGATGAGGATTCTACCTCCCATGCAAGTATTCATCCTAGTCGACGAAGGATTCAGCTACCCCGACGATAAATTGACCGATTATGGCGAGGGATCAGGCTTCTTCGACGAGAGATCGAGCTTCTCTAGCAAGGGACaaaggaagagagagagaagcaGCCTCGTGCACCAAGGGAGAGAGGACGAGGGGAAGAGGCGGCGTGAGCAGGAAACCTAAATTTCCTGTCAACTACACCATACAAAAAACTTCCTTTTTTTGAGCAACCATACAGGAGCTTTAGTAGAAGATATGAAGATAGGTCTGTGGTTTAATGGGCTAGGCCGGTCCATCTAGCTTGTTTCTTCATCCTACAGTACTAACACCTAATTATGTCTAATTTTGCCTAATCACGTTTAAGTTAGAAAAACACAAGTTGGTGAACAAACACATAATTAACCTTTTTGAACTTTGTGTGTAAGAAGTGGATCTGTACCATTAGATCGAGAAGGATACTGAGGAACATGTTATTTAGTAGGAATAATAGGACTCTTCTTTTTGCAAAAAAATGACATCAATCTGTGAACCACTGATTATGTGTGCTCGCTGGAGCCATAGAACCATGGCAATAAGATATTGCAGATTTTAACATTAACTAGGTGTCGCAATGAAATGCGACTGGGTATCTGTGCACATTTTGGAGTTGATCGGTTCCATTTATACCtagttttgtgtttccttttcgaAAAGAACTCATTATGAAATTAGGAAAACCTTTTCTTAGTTTCCTGTACATATGTTAGATTTCCCCTTTTTGAGATTGGGAAAATTACACGGGAAACTTATAAACTGATCAACTCTTTTTTTCTTAATGCAAAAACAGAGCTCCTGCTGATTTCTCATACAAAAACTACACGGGAAAACT
Coding sequences within:
- the LOC123443059 gene encoding pentatricopeptide repeat-containing protein At5g67570, chloroplastic-like, whose product is MAISSPSPGFHLSLHLQNPTPTPHPGPNRKPRPTPTNETLRRRLLRKGVSATPKILHALRKKEAGKSLRRARKEAATATATAPPKEDALVAEEEARFRAAAEEYRVLMGRPWHGARGVVGPPRAASGEDGLVGLRKMLEERSGDRFQWLLDGDVENEGVEDARGKQRRVGSGWISEVGDEERRIELLVSRLNEVDLSSGDWRLTRMMKQADLIYNEDNLLQILKGLEAKGNWRQAVAVTEWVYNENSYKHRRSRFVYTKLLSILGKAWMPTEALRIFTIMRGDAQIYPDMAAYHSIAVTLGRAGLLNELIKIIDYMRQKPSKRVMMMRRKDWDPLLEPDVLVYNSVLNACVLSQQWKGVFWVFQKMRFGGLTPTGATFGLAMEVMLKSKKYEFVQKFFEKMQRKGVPPRAITYKVLVRAFWEQGKVNEAVEAVKDMEQRGVVGAATVYYELACCLCNKGRWKDAMLQVEKMEQFRLTKPLEFAFTGMILASFDGGYISECISIFESMKDYCTPNIGTINVMLKVYGRCDMFGKAKDLFETTTCSSQPHIRGHSSLKADVYTYSSILEASASAQQWEYFENVYRKMTLSQHHLDQSKYSWLLIKASRAGKPYLVEHALDSILERGEIPDVELFTENICQTIAESDYGRTLHLMNTMSAASVNMNEQQWSDLLLQNSHRFRVHGLKDLITHLSTSDAIKTDPGHSFVRALQSQCATMLAKDAEEPQADNCSHSNLMEHDELSCKDSLGSHEFSDSSTGIPVSDVKAGSGGDIVLRGPHSEDEHRNLAHWGTQVSAIDKVLDSMSSFGNCSSYEKMPTASEILESWEQECVDDIFAPKKGSRATMRG